A DNA window from Rossellomorea marisflavi contains the following coding sequences:
- a CDS encoding TetR/AcrR family transcriptional regulator: MNRRMTQEERRNETRQALLGAAVELFAQMGFHGASIDKISEKAGYSKGAFYAHFDSKENLFLILLQQQMEGYVHDIESILNQQESIEDFVTAMNHYYEQRKFLEQSSCLLNIEFLLYAMRDPSVKEKWSDLIQASVDQIASGIEKLLGSVHPSKELTPEELAWAILSLENGISIYSFIRQDQVPYRLYEKTLKDLLIC; the protein is encoded by the coding sequence ATGAACAGAAGAATGACGCAAGAGGAAAGAAGGAACGAGACACGGCAAGCACTTCTGGGCGCAGCAGTGGAATTATTTGCACAAATGGGCTTCCACGGGGCTTCCATTGATAAGATCTCTGAAAAAGCAGGATACAGCAAAGGTGCATTTTATGCCCATTTTGATTCTAAGGAAAACCTATTCCTCATACTCCTTCAGCAGCAGATGGAGGGATATGTCCACGACATTGAATCGATCCTAAATCAACAAGAGTCCATTGAAGACTTTGTGACAGCCATGAATCACTACTATGAACAACGCAAATTCCTCGAACAATCGTCCTGTTTGCTAAACATAGAGTTCCTACTTTACGCCATGAGGGATCCATCCGTAAAGGAAAAGTGGTCTGACCTCATCCAGGCCTCAGTCGATCAGATTGCTTCAGGAATCGAAAAGCTTCTTGGGAGTGTACATCCTTCTAAAGAGCTGACGCCGGAAGAACTTGCCTGGGCCATTTTGTCACTGGAGAATGGGATATCCATCTATTCCTTCATCCGTCAAGATCAGGTGCCATACAGACTATACGAAAAAACATTGAAAGACCTCTTAATCTGTTAA
- the cyoE gene encoding heme o synthase, whose product MKTQEHVLPTKRAYSEVLTQTIKTGIIKSNLIPMVAGLTLALYMFDLNLVENLPNIILAVLGSALVIGAAGAFNNLYDRDIDSLMERTKSRPTVTGDIQPMTVLWIAISMALVGLLLLALTTPMAALFGLLGLFFYVVPYTMWSKRRTIYNTEIGSISGAMPVLIGWTAVHSSIDHPAIISLFVISMIWQMPHFYAIAIRKHDDYKAANVPMLPVVKGFKRTVIQTNVYLVVLALASLLLMPVSITLMTIGLVLSAGWLVLSIYGRRKMEQRQWANTMFFYSLLHMTLLFSAVIVFSLLGIIF is encoded by the coding sequence ATGAAAACTCAAGAGCACGTTTTACCAACGAAACGCGCATATAGTGAGGTCTTGACCCAAACCATCAAGACCGGCATCATCAAATCCAACCTGATTCCAATGGTCGCCGGATTGACACTGGCACTCTACATGTTCGATTTGAATCTGGTTGAGAACCTGCCCAATATCATTCTGGCCGTCCTCGGATCTGCCCTTGTGATCGGTGCTGCCGGTGCTTTCAATAATCTCTATGACCGGGATATCGATAGCCTCATGGAGCGGACGAAGAGCCGTCCGACCGTCACAGGTGATATCCAGCCGATGACCGTTTTGTGGATCGCCATCAGCATGGCCCTGGTAGGGTTGCTCCTTTTGGCACTCACGACACCGATGGCCGCTTTATTCGGTTTACTCGGTCTTTTCTTCTACGTCGTTCCCTATACGATGTGGAGCAAGAGACGGACGATCTATAATACGGAGATTGGAAGTATATCCGGTGCGATGCCCGTCCTCATCGGGTGGACGGCCGTCCATTCTTCCATCGATCATCCGGCCATTATCAGCCTTTTCGTCATTAGTATGATTTGGCAGATGCCGCATTTCTATGCCATTGCCATCAGGAAGCATGATGATTATAAAGCAGCTAACGTACCAATGCTGCCAGTGGTGAAAGGATTCAAGCGCACTGTCATTCAAACCAATGTGTATCTTGTGGTGTTGGCATTGGCCAGTCTCCTTCTTATGCCGGTGAGCATCACCCTTATGACGATCGGCCTTGTACTCAGTGCAGGATGGCTCGTTTTGAGCATCTACGGAAGACGTAAAATGGAACAGCGGCAGTGGGCAAATACAATGTTCTTCTATTCTTTACTTCACATGACACTG